The Streptomyces sp. NBC_00162 sequence CCCGGAAGCAGAAGCTGTTCACCGCCTACCGCGAGGCGGGCCGACTGCCCGAGGCCACCGCGCTCTGCCTGGAGATCGTCGCCGACAAGGAGCGGTACTACGGCCCCGACCACCTCGACACCTACATCTGGGTGGACAACCTGGCCCACCTTCACCACGACGCCAGGGACCTCGACGCGGCCATCGCCTGCTACGAACGGGCCGTCCACGGCTTCGAGCGCATCCACGGAGCCGACAGCGACGAGATCTCCTACCGCTACCACAACCTCGCGATCGCCCACCTGGAAGCCGGCCGGCCGGAGCGGGCCCTGCCCTACCTGAAGGCGGCCCTCGCCGCGCGCGAGCACACCCTGGGCCCGGACCACGTGGGGACGCTGGACGCGCTGATCTCCCTCATCTCCGGCTACGACCAGGCCGGGCGGATCGAAGAGGCGATCGCGGCGACCGAACGCCTCATCGGAGCCCTGGAGCGCATCGGCGGCCCCACGCACCCCAAGCTCCCCGAGGTGCGCACCTACCTCGACCAACTGAGGCGGGCCCTCCCACGATCCCGGGCCGCTGTCCTGCCGCCCCGGGAGGCGCCGTGACCGCATGCGGGCTGCAAAAGGTGCCTCTATGGTTTTCGTCAAGCCGTAGCCGGTGTGGGTGGTTGGTAGAAGGTGCCGTCGCGGAGCATGGCGAAGAGGACGTCGATGCGTCGTCGGGCGAGTGCGATGAGGGCGGCGATGTGGTGTTTTCCCTCGCGGCGTTTGCGGTCGTAGTAGGTGCGTGACTCTGGCTGGGAGAGCGAGGCGAACGCGGCGAGGTAGAAGGCTCTCTTGAGCTGTTTGTTGCCGCGCCGGGAGGGGTGTTCGCTGCGGATGGAGGAGCCGGAACTGCGGGTCACGGGTGCGAGGCCGGCGTAGGCGGCGAGATGGCCTGCGGTGGCGAAGCCGCTGCCGTCGCCGACGTCGACGAGGATGCGGGCGGCGGTCCTGATCCCGATGCCGGGCATCGAGATCAGGACCTGGGAAAGAGGGTGGGCCTCCAGGAGTTCCTCGATCCTTGCGGCGAGGACTTTTCGCTGGTCGAGTACGGATTGGAGTGAACTGGCGAGGCTGGGGACGATCAGTGCGGCGGCTTCGGTGCCCGGGACGACGACGGTCTGTTCGTCGAGTGCGGTGAAGATGTCCTCGACCAGCCGCTCGGCCATCCGCGGTGCCTTGGGACGTATCAAGGTCACGAGGCGACGGCGTCCGGCCTTGCGGATCCGTGCCGGGGAGCCGAACTGATCCAGCAGTTTGAGCACGGCCGGGTGCTGGATCCGCGGGCCCAGGACCCGCTCGAGGGACGGGTGGATCTGGGTGAGCAGGCCGCGGAG is a genomic window containing:
- a CDS encoding IS110 family transposase translates to MSDETGIDVYLGLDVGKGDHHATAVNPAGKKVFDKPLPNSEPKLRELFDKLQAKHGTVLVVVDQPASIGALPLAVARDSGCQVAYLPGLTMRRIADLYPGEAKTDARDAFIIADAARAMPHTLRTIDPADETVAELSMIAGFDDDLAGESTRIANRLRGLLTQIHPSLERVLGPRIQHPAVLKLLDQFGSPARIRKAGRRRLVTLIRPKAPRMAERLVEDIFTALDEQTVVVPGTEAAALIVPSLASSLQSVLDQRKVLAARIEELLEAHPLSQVLISMPGIGIRTAARILVDVGDGSGFATAGHLAAYAGLAPVTRSSGSSIRSEHPSRRGNKQLKRAFYLAAFASLSQPESRTYYDRKRREGKHHIAALIALARRRIDVLFAMLRDGTFYQPPTPATA